One region of Mycolicibacterium rhodesiae NBB3 genomic DNA includes:
- a CDS encoding MFS transporter — translation MTRKWLALGVLTLGVLLIGVDGTVTAVAAPFISSDLAATADHLLWIGDIYSFVLAGLLVTMGTLGDRIGHKKLLLGGAVGFAIMSVATAYAPTAELLIGARALLAVAGATLAPATLALIRAIFPDSRERSMAVGIWAAVFSAGTALGPVVGGLLLEHFWWGSVFLINIPVIVVLFVGGAVLLPEMRNPRPGPWDLPSVGLSLVGMLGLVYALKDGVHNGFDVETVAVGGVAIAALAIFVRRQLRLPDPLIDIRLFCNRAFSGVVAANLLSVLGLSGAVFFLSQYFQLVHGYSPLHAGLAELPAALASMVFGVLAGIAVRYWSRRAVLATGLALIGFALASFATVSPSTGYPRLGVALFVVGAGLGLAYTVANDLILGSVPPERSGAAAAVSETAYELGMALGIAVLGSIISGVYRGFTIPPGIGDDVASYARETLGAAHEVAGALPPDSADALLTAGRTAFTEGFAIAAGVGSLLLLMSAAAVWLLLKPRPTAEIPSRRPRRHEDLRKRQSPRMCTCGSLRSEHPSHQQEAER, via the coding sequence ATGACGCGCAAGTGGTTGGCGCTCGGCGTCCTCACCCTCGGAGTCCTCCTGATCGGAGTCGACGGCACGGTGACGGCGGTAGCCGCCCCTTTCATCAGCAGCGATCTCGCGGCAACCGCGGATCACCTGCTGTGGATCGGTGACATCTACTCGTTCGTCCTGGCCGGTCTCCTCGTCACGATGGGTACCCTCGGCGATCGCATCGGTCACAAGAAGCTATTGCTCGGTGGTGCCGTCGGCTTCGCGATCATGTCGGTCGCCACGGCGTACGCACCGACCGCCGAGCTTCTCATCGGCGCCCGCGCGCTACTCGCCGTCGCCGGAGCGACCCTGGCTCCCGCGACCCTGGCGTTGATCCGGGCGATTTTCCCCGACTCACGGGAACGCAGCATGGCCGTTGGCATCTGGGCGGCCGTCTTCTCCGCAGGCACCGCGCTCGGACCCGTTGTCGGCGGTCTCTTGCTCGAGCATTTCTGGTGGGGCTCGGTCTTCCTCATCAACATCCCGGTGATCGTCGTGCTGTTCGTCGGCGGCGCCGTACTTCTTCCGGAGATGCGCAACCCCAGACCGGGGCCGTGGGATCTGCCGAGCGTCGGTCTGTCGCTCGTCGGAATGCTCGGCCTGGTGTACGCCCTCAAGGACGGTGTCCACAACGGGTTCGACGTCGAGACGGTGGCCGTCGGCGGAGTCGCCATTGCGGCGCTGGCAATATTCGTGCGACGGCAGTTGCGGCTGCCCGATCCGCTGATCGACATCCGGCTGTTCTGCAACCGTGCGTTTTCGGGCGTGGTGGCCGCCAACTTGCTATCGGTGCTTGGCCTCTCGGGCGCGGTGTTCTTCCTGTCGCAGTACTTTCAGCTCGTGCACGGCTACAGCCCGCTGCATGCGGGGCTGGCCGAGCTGCCCGCCGCGCTGGCATCGATGGTGTTCGGTGTTCTGGCCGGCATAGCCGTCCGTTATTGGTCACGGCGCGCGGTTCTCGCAACCGGCTTGGCGCTCATCGGTTTCGCGCTGGCGTCATTTGCGACGGTCAGTCCGTCCACCGGTTACCCGCGGCTTGGTGTCGCCCTGTTCGTCGTCGGCGCCGGTCTCGGGCTGGCATACACCGTGGCCAACGATCTCATCCTCGGCAGCGTCCCACCGGAGCGATCCGGTGCGGCAGCGGCAGTCTCGGAGACCGCCTACGAGCTGGGTATGGCGCTGGGCATTGCGGTCCTGGGCTCGATCATCTCCGGGGTCTACCGCGGATTCACCATTCCGCCCGGCATCGGAGATGACGTCGCGTCGTATGCGAGGGAAACTCTCGGCGCTGCACACGAAGTGGCCGGTGCGCTGCCGCCCGACAGTGCTGACGCTCTGCTGACGGCCGGCCGAACCGCATTCACCGAAGGTTTCGCGATCGCAGCAGGTGTTGGCTCTCTTCTGCTGCTGATGTCAGCAGCCGCAGTGTGGCTGCTGCTGAAACCACGCCCGACAGCGGAGATTCCGTCGCGTCGACCACGGCGACACGAGGACTTACGGAAACGTCAAAGCCCGCGAATGTGCACGTGCGGGTCGTTAAGGTCTGAGCACCCATCTCACCAACAGGAAGCAGAGAGATGA
- a CDS encoding APC family permease has protein sequence MTEISPEQDVADEFCEDCGYEPELKRTLGQFQVFALSFAFISVAVGVFGTYDDVLQNAGPVGIWIWVIVAIGQTLVALVIAQFAARIPLSGSSYQWGSRLANPKVGWWFGWANFCILALGVVAINNALASMALMPLFGMPEDEGTARMITVGLMIVEAVIVIASTRLLAMINSGAVGLELTLVIVLTIALFVAVAVSGKGSVDNLFSRGITEGAPNYFAVGGGLMLATVLGMTTLVGFDAAANLAEEAKNPYRNVPRAVVGSVIAAGVLGLVFLIALTVAIDDMARISASDSPVVLILRDQLGPVTESILLAAIVFAFFGAGLVTLATGSRIVYAMARDSRFPAHGLMRRVNPRTQTPIPATLLIVVLGIVLMLAMPGDALIELITTGTILGPVLYGATIVLYLSVRKRLDRVEGAFDLGRFEMPVAISALIWSVIAIFVIVAPASARVPIAIVVGLFLLGGLYFAKLRMFNRDILETEPGELDVFKH, from the coding sequence ATGACGGAGATTTCTCCAGAGCAAGACGTCGCGGACGAGTTCTGCGAGGACTGCGGTTACGAACCCGAACTGAAGCGAACACTTGGTCAATTTCAAGTGTTCGCGCTCTCGTTCGCGTTCATCTCAGTCGCTGTCGGCGTCTTCGGCACCTACGACGATGTGTTGCAGAATGCCGGACCGGTCGGGATCTGGATATGGGTCATCGTGGCCATCGGGCAGACGCTCGTGGCTCTCGTCATCGCGCAGTTCGCCGCCCGCATTCCGCTGAGCGGCTCCTCCTACCAGTGGGGTTCGCGACTGGCCAACCCCAAGGTCGGCTGGTGGTTCGGCTGGGCCAACTTCTGCATATTGGCGTTGGGTGTGGTGGCCATCAACAACGCGCTGGCCAGCATGGCCCTGATGCCGCTGTTCGGTATGCCCGAGGACGAGGGCACAGCGCGGATGATCACGGTCGGGCTGATGATCGTCGAGGCGGTGATCGTCATCGCGTCGACCCGCCTGCTGGCGATGATCAACAGCGGGGCGGTGGGTCTGGAACTGACTCTGGTGATCGTGTTGACCATCGCCCTTTTCGTGGCGGTCGCGGTGTCCGGAAAGGGCTCTGTCGACAATCTCTTCTCCCGCGGGATCACCGAAGGTGCTCCGAACTACTTCGCCGTCGGCGGCGGGTTGATGCTCGCGACGGTGCTGGGCATGACAACCCTGGTCGGTTTCGATGCCGCGGCCAACCTCGCCGAGGAGGCGAAGAACCCCTATCGCAACGTCCCGCGTGCGGTCGTCGGATCGGTGATCGCGGCCGGTGTGCTGGGGCTCGTGTTCCTGATCGCGCTCACCGTCGCGATCGATGACATGGCGCGGATCAGCGCCAGCGACTCACCGGTGGTGCTGATCCTGCGCGATCAGTTGGGTCCGGTCACGGAAAGCATTTTGCTCGCGGCGATCGTCTTCGCCTTCTTCGGCGCCGGGCTGGTGACTCTGGCCACCGGCTCGCGGATCGTCTATGCGATGGCGCGTGACTCTCGCTTCCCTGCGCACGGGCTGATGCGCCGCGTCAACCCACGCACGCAAACGCCGATTCCGGCGACACTCCTGATCGTCGTACTCGGAATCGTGTTGATGCTCGCGATGCCCGGTGACGCGCTGATCGAGCTGATCACGACGGGGACGATCCTCGGGCCGGTGCTCTACGGCGCGACCATCGTCCTCTATCTGTCGGTACGCAAGCGGTTGGACCGTGTGGAGGGTGCATTCGACCTCGGCCGCTTCGAGATGCCGGTCGCGATCAGCGCCTTGATCTGGTCAGTCATCGCGATCTTCGTGATCGTCGCCCCCGCATCGGCGAGGGTGCCCATTGCCATCGTCGTTGGGCTGTTCCTCCTCGGCGGGCTGTACTTCGCGAAACTGCGGATGTTCAACCGCGACATATTGGAGACCGAACCAGGAGAGCTCGATGTCTTCAAACACTGA
- a CDS encoding FAD-binding oxidoreductase yields the protein MSSNTDGLTGNVVRQGNSGYDSARMGYNHLFRHRPEAIVYCAETQDVVNALAWARLNNVPVRVRSGGHCLEGWSSVDDGVVIDVSPMKSAHIDAASNIATVGAGLNQLEAVTALGKAGCAAPTGTEGTVGLVGATLGGGFGLLTRNFGMASDNLLAAEVVVAPAGGGATTLVVDNENNADLLWALRGAGNGNFGIVTSLTYRTHPLTQTIYVTATWSGLDRLPEVYEAWQQAAPRADDRMTSQLEITRDEFQLIGALAGGTQAEALDILRPILSVGAPEVIAKDGNWADTYAEFQIPPADELANWKFLSQFIYEPYPAEAVNLIQTFMRNAPTPECNYFTNAFGGAVRNSEPAGGSAFAHRNALYYAEPGAGWGVRGGLPASDDPLTPECEAWIADFGEALQPFIDGAYVNVPNRGMPDWETAYWGTNVDRLRTVKAKFDPDNVFNYEQSVRAAE from the coding sequence ATGTCTTCAAACACTGACGGACTGACGGGCAATGTTGTCCGACAGGGAAATTCCGGATACGACTCGGCGCGGATGGGCTACAACCATTTGTTCCGCCATCGTCCCGAGGCGATCGTGTACTGCGCTGAAACGCAGGATGTGGTCAACGCGCTGGCATGGGCGCGGTTGAACAACGTTCCCGTTCGAGTCCGAAGCGGTGGGCATTGTCTGGAGGGTTGGTCCTCCGTCGACGACGGTGTTGTCATCGATGTGAGCCCGATGAAGTCGGCTCACATCGATGCAGCGTCGAACATCGCCACTGTCGGCGCCGGATTGAATCAGCTGGAAGCGGTGACAGCGCTCGGGAAGGCCGGTTGTGCGGCGCCGACCGGCACCGAAGGGACGGTCGGGCTGGTTGGCGCGACGCTCGGAGGCGGATTCGGTCTGCTCACACGCAACTTCGGGATGGCATCGGACAATCTCCTTGCCGCGGAGGTTGTCGTTGCGCCTGCCGGCGGCGGCGCCACGACGCTCGTCGTCGACAACGAGAACAACGCCGATCTGCTGTGGGCGCTGCGGGGGGCAGGTAACGGCAACTTCGGCATCGTCACCTCGCTCACCTACCGCACCCATCCGCTCACGCAGACGATCTATGTCACCGCCACCTGGTCGGGGCTCGACCGTCTGCCGGAGGTGTACGAGGCCTGGCAGCAGGCCGCACCCCGGGCCGACGATCGCATGACGAGCCAACTCGAAATCACGCGCGACGAGTTTCAGTTGATCGGCGCGCTGGCCGGCGGGACGCAAGCCGAGGCGCTGGACATACTGAGGCCGATCCTGTCCGTCGGTGCGCCGGAGGTCATCGCGAAGGATGGAAACTGGGCGGATACCTACGCCGAATTCCAGATACCCCCCGCCGACGAGTTGGCGAACTGGAAGTTTCTCTCGCAGTTCATTTACGAGCCCTATCCGGCCGAAGCGGTGAACCTCATCCAAACATTCATGAGGAACGCGCCGACCCCGGAATGCAACTACTTCACCAACGCATTCGGCGGCGCCGTCAGGAACAGCGAACCCGCCGGCGGTTCGGCCTTCGCCCACCGCAACGCGCTCTACTACGCCGAGCCGGGTGCAGGCTGGGGCGTGCGCGGTGGCCTTCCCGCTTCGGATGATCCGTTGACACCGGAGTGTGAAGCGTGGATCGCGGACTTCGGTGAAGCGTTGCAGCCCTTCATCGATGGGGCCTATGTCAACGTTCCGAACCGCGGGATGCCGGATTGGGAAACCGCCTACTGGGGAACGAATGTCGATCGGCTCCGCACGGTCAAGGCGAAATTCGACCCTGACAACGTGTTCAACTACGAACAGAGCGTACGGGCCGCCGAGTGA
- a CDS encoding APC family permease codes for MTAEGIASASSADDAVRSSGYAPELKRTLGPFQTFAISFAFISVLVAIFATYGAVLQSSGPVGIWLWILAAVGQTLVALVVAQFAARIALSGSSYQWASRLANPKIGWWFGWVTFWFLAIGVVAMTNALASQALMPLLNIEPNERTARLLTVALMLLEAVLVVASTRLLGMLSSTAVGLELAILAVVTVGLIAVMVFSGSGTVDNLFSRGVAAGDPHYFAIGGALMAGMIMGITTLVGFDSAANLAEEAKDPFRSVPRAIVASVVASAVLGFLFVITLTIAIKDVSAVTASPSPLATIIRDQLGPVMERILLAGIAFAMFGAGTVIMASCARLAFAMARDARFPGHAVLRRVNPRTQTPVFATILIFAIGVILMVVLPGSALLQLIIGSSLLPALLYGGIVVLYLAVRKRLGRRDGAFSLGRFELPVAMVALIWVAFAVLALVSPPDAVVPDLIVVGLILAGALYFAKLMFFNRDVLEHEPGDDSSTSFAT; via the coding sequence GTGACCGCGGAAGGCATCGCGAGCGCCAGTAGCGCCGACGATGCTGTCCGGAGTTCTGGCTATGCACCGGAACTGAAACGCACTCTCGGCCCGTTTCAGACGTTCGCGATCTCGTTCGCGTTCATCTCGGTCCTGGTCGCCATCTTCGCGACCTACGGCGCCGTGCTGCAGAGCTCGGGACCGGTGGGGATCTGGCTGTGGATCCTTGCCGCGGTCGGGCAGACTCTCGTGGCGCTCGTCGTCGCCCAGTTCGCGGCGCGCATCGCGCTGAGCGGGTCGTCCTATCAATGGGCCTCACGTCTGGCGAACCCCAAGATCGGCTGGTGGTTCGGATGGGTGACGTTCTGGTTCCTGGCAATCGGCGTGGTGGCGATGACGAATGCACTCGCCAGCCAGGCGCTCATGCCGCTCTTGAATATCGAGCCGAACGAGCGCACGGCGCGGCTCCTGACCGTCGCACTGATGCTCCTCGAGGCCGTGCTCGTCGTCGCATCAACCCGGTTGCTCGGCATGCTCTCGTCCACCGCTGTGGGCCTCGAACTCGCCATCTTGGCCGTGGTGACCGTGGGCCTCATCGCCGTGATGGTGTTCAGCGGCAGCGGGACGGTGGACAACCTCTTCTCGCGCGGCGTCGCCGCGGGCGACCCGCACTACTTTGCCATCGGCGGTGCATTGATGGCCGGAATGATCATGGGCATAACGACACTCGTGGGTTTCGACTCTGCGGCGAATCTGGCTGAGGAGGCGAAAGACCCGTTCCGCAGCGTTCCACGCGCGATAGTGGCATCGGTGGTGGCGTCGGCTGTGCTCGGTTTTCTTTTCGTCATCACGCTCACCATCGCGATCAAGGACGTATCCGCGGTGACGGCAAGCCCTTCGCCGTTGGCGACGATCATCCGTGATCAACTCGGCCCGGTCATGGAGCGAATCCTGCTGGCGGGCATCGCGTTCGCGATGTTCGGCGCCGGAACGGTCATCATGGCGTCGTGCGCACGGCTCGCATTCGCCATGGCCCGTGATGCGCGCTTCCCCGGCCACGCCGTGCTCCGCCGGGTCAATCCGCGCACTCAGACGCCGGTGTTCGCGACGATCCTGATCTTCGCGATCGGTGTCATCCTGATGGTGGTGCTGCCAGGTTCTGCACTGTTGCAACTGATCATCGGGTCATCCCTGCTGCCGGCCCTGCTCTATGGCGGGATCGTCGTGCTCTACCTTGCGGTCCGAAAACGACTGGGACGCAGGGATGGCGCGTTCAGCCTCGGCCGCTTCGAACTTCCGGTGGCCATGGTCGCGCTGATCTGGGTGGCCTTCGCCGTGCTGGCGCTGGTGTCGCCGCCAGACGCCGTTGTGCCCGATCTGATCGTCGTCGGCTTGATTCTGGCCGGGGCGCTCTACTTCGCCAAGTTGATGTTCTTCAACCGCGACGTGCTCGAACACGAACCCGGCGACGACTCGTCTACATCGTTTGCAACATAG
- a CDS encoding ArsI/CadI family heavy metal resistance metalloenzyme, producing MSRIQLALNVDNLDEAITFYSKLFNAQPAKVKEGYANFAIAEPPLKLVLLQNPGKGGSINHLGVEVTSSEQVHEEITRLTNEGLFTDEEIGTTCCFATQDKVWVTGPGGEKWEVYTVLADSETFGSSPQHLESDGNGAVCCGAQSADKEPAESSCC from the coding sequence GTGTCCCGCATCCAACTGGCCTTGAACGTCGACAATCTCGATGAGGCCATCACGTTCTACTCCAAGCTGTTCAACGCGCAACCGGCCAAGGTCAAGGAGGGTTACGCCAACTTCGCCATCGCCGAGCCACCGCTGAAGCTGGTGCTGCTGCAGAACCCGGGCAAGGGCGGCTCGATCAATCACCTCGGCGTCGAGGTCACCTCCAGCGAGCAGGTGCATGAAGAGATCACGCGCCTGACGAATGAGGGCCTGTTCACCGACGAGGAGATTGGCACGACGTGTTGCTTCGCCACTCAAGACAAGGTCTGGGTCACCGGTCCCGGTGGTGAGAAGTGGGAGGTCTATACCGTTCTCGCGGATTCCGAAACGTTCGGATCCAGTCCGCAGCACCTAGAGTCGGATGGCAACGGCGCAGTCTGCTGCGGCGCGCAGAGCGCCGACAAGGAGCCGGCCGAGAGCTCCTGCTGCTGA
- a CDS encoding Rv2640c family ArsR-like transcriptional regulator has translation MPKTLPTIDISAPVCCAPVAAGPISDEDALHVALRLKAIADPARVKIMSFLLSSESGEENSGDLARVLGLTESTVSHHLSQLRRAGLVESDRRGMNVYHRPHRDALGALCIVLDPNCCA, from the coding sequence ATGCCCAAGACGTTGCCAACCATCGACATTTCGGCACCCGTGTGCTGTGCACCCGTGGCGGCAGGACCGATCAGTGACGAAGACGCGCTGCATGTCGCGCTTCGATTGAAAGCCATCGCCGACCCCGCCCGCGTGAAGATCATGTCCTTCCTACTCAGTTCCGAGTCGGGCGAGGAGAACAGCGGCGACCTGGCCAGGGTCTTGGGTCTGACCGAATCCACCGTCAGCCATCACTTGAGTCAGCTCCGACGCGCAGGACTGGTCGAGTCTGACCGACGCGGCATGAACGTCTATCACCGACCGCACCGTGACGCCCTCGGTGCACTGTGCATCGTGCTCGACCCGAACTGCTGCGCCTAG
- a CDS encoding class I SAM-dependent methyltransferase, translating to MSTKPTVIESVLLAAGMPDAEIAARIADIGPAATAEVLLAEVVSRASLLNGPSEKFEIQCDLGFDKERLGYVLTVGNGDPTVEKGLNTDAAVTIRQDLVDLLRELFGPVGPYGATREIFATEYVDSEYNPAVAAAIWPIVGAITQRPKDLSELAARFGSDKWGGRWYTPHYQKHFEPYRELPVKVLEIGIGGYDAIDAGGESLRMWKHYFRRGLIYGLDIFTKTGVEESRVSVVQGDQGDEGFLDSLGRELGPFDIIIDDGSHMSHHVLTSFNALFPHVKPGGIYVVEDLGTAYWPSWGGATDPAAQYKSIEFIKSLVDGLHHSEQIRDDNNLPSMTESTITGMHLYHNLALIEKGVNTEQGGPEWLKRYDHTVSYTEA from the coding sequence ATGTCGACCAAGCCCACCGTGATCGAAAGCGTCCTGCTGGCCGCCGGTATGCCCGATGCCGAGATCGCGGCTCGCATTGCGGACATCGGGCCAGCTGCCACTGCCGAGGTGCTGCTTGCTGAAGTCGTCAGTCGCGCAAGCCTGTTGAACGGCCCAAGTGAGAAGTTCGAGATCCAGTGTGACCTCGGCTTCGACAAAGAGCGACTGGGCTACGTCCTCACAGTGGGCAACGGCGACCCGACGGTCGAGAAGGGGCTGAATACCGACGCCGCGGTCACAATCCGCCAGGACTTGGTCGACCTGCTGCGTGAGCTCTTCGGTCCCGTCGGACCGTATGGTGCCACCCGCGAGATCTTCGCGACCGAATACGTCGACTCGGAGTACAACCCGGCCGTCGCCGCAGCGATCTGGCCGATCGTCGGTGCGATCACGCAGCGCCCGAAGGACCTGTCCGAACTCGCGGCGCGGTTCGGTTCGGACAAATGGGGCGGGCGTTGGTATACGCCGCATTACCAGAAGCACTTCGAGCCGTACCGGGAGCTGCCGGTGAAGGTGCTCGAGATCGGAATAGGCGGCTACGACGCGATCGACGCCGGCGGTGAGTCGTTGCGGATGTGGAAGCACTACTTCCGGCGCGGCCTGATCTACGGCCTGGACATCTTCACGAAGACGGGCGTCGAGGAAAGCCGCGTGAGCGTCGTGCAGGGCGACCAGGGGGACGAGGGATTCCTCGATTCGCTGGGGCGCGAATTGGGACCATTCGACATCATCATCGACGACGGCAGCCACATGAGCCACCACGTCCTCACGTCCTTCAATGCCCTTTTTCCGCATGTGAAGCCTGGCGGGATCTACGTCGTAGAAGATCTCGGGACTGCCTACTGGCCGTCCTGGGGCGGCGCCACCGATCCTGCGGCACAGTACAAGTCGATCGAGTTCATCAAGAGCCTGGTGGATGGACTGCACCATTCCGAACAGATCCGAGACGACAACAATCTGCCGTCGATGACCGAGTCGACGATCACCGGAATGCACCTGTACCACAACCTCGCCCTCATCGAGAAGGGCGTCAACACCGAGCAGGGCGGCCCGGAGTGGCTGAAGCGATACGACCACACCGTCTCGTACACCGAAGCGTGA
- a CDS encoding DUF4344 domain-containing metallopeptidase, whose translation MRNRILPAVAVALAVAGCSSSTKEEPKAPESSAAAQSADENVDSKNGAPPEAPADGAGGGKMIVTYEDATSPEGINGKKIQQDNHMLEDLAEDVNNTLNLPHDIQLRGAECGQPNAFWSESDNAITMCYEDTDWSLGVFTKANDPDPTQSALNSEYATFYHEVGHMTISIYDLPVTGREEDVADQAAAYLLLTPGEDGQDPESVQSVKDFARGFAASAEVQTEFTADQMADEHSLDLQRVYNLECWIYGSDPNANADLVGNGQLPEDRAEGCPAEWEQLDKAWSTLLEPHWK comes from the coding sequence ATGCGTAATCGAATTCTTCCGGCAGTGGCAGTCGCATTGGCGGTAGCCGGCTGCAGCAGTTCCACCAAGGAGGAGCCAAAGGCTCCGGAGTCGTCGGCGGCGGCACAGTCAGCGGACGAGAACGTCGATTCGAAGAACGGAGCGCCCCCGGAGGCTCCTGCCGACGGCGCCGGCGGCGGAAAGATGATCGTCACCTACGAAGACGCCACGTCCCCCGAAGGGATCAATGGGAAGAAGATCCAGCAGGACAACCACATGCTCGAAGACCTCGCCGAGGACGTGAACAACACGCTCAACCTGCCGCACGACATCCAGCTGCGCGGCGCAGAATGCGGACAGCCCAACGCATTTTGGAGCGAGAGCGATAACGCGATCACCATGTGCTACGAAGACACCGACTGGTCCCTCGGGGTTTTCACGAAGGCCAACGATCCCGATCCCACTCAGTCGGCGCTGAACTCCGAGTACGCGACCTTCTACCACGAGGTCGGTCACATGACGATCAGCATTTACGACCTCCCGGTGACCGGCCGCGAAGAGGACGTCGCCGATCAGGCCGCCGCGTACCTCCTTCTGACCCCAGGCGAGGACGGCCAGGATCCCGAGTCGGTGCAGTCAGTAAAGGACTTCGCGCGCGGTTTCGCCGCCAGCGCGGAGGTGCAGACCGAGTTCACCGCGGACCAGATGGCCGACGAGCATTCACTCGACCTACAGCGTGTCTACAACCTGGAGTGCTGGATCTACGGATCGGATCCCAACGCCAACGCCGATTTGGTGGGCAACGGCCAGCTGCCCGAGGACCGTGCGGAGGGGTGCCCGGCGGAGTGGGAGCAACTCGACAAGGCCTGGTCGACCCTGCTCGAACCCCACTGGAAGTAG
- a CDS encoding DUF4436 domain-containing protein, with protein MEPENPQAPERPSRHGAKARSGGKRVITIVSVVVLFLLAYGVTLFAYWELSGSSTELGPADEGDGSETVVLVTVKALRTVDYQADVKVLVIPQDDLTDERLDVLNTDISVRLFPWNTLGDLNFPAGESPAEKATTLDLDGDVNNWPFDKYTSAPISATLLVGSGEDRQYVPARVEVEGALQGWDLYADEVPPGPNDTGSETATKLTLKRSLGPLAFDLGICIVLITLPTLAIVTALQVITRRKAFQMPFLTWYAAMLFAVVPLRNILPGAPPPGAWIDVALVLWVLVALVTAMVMAVVSWWKQVE; from the coding sequence GTGGAACCCGAGAACCCGCAGGCGCCAGAGCGCCCATCGCGCCACGGCGCCAAGGCCCGCTCCGGCGGCAAGCGCGTCATCACCATCGTCAGCGTCGTCGTGCTGTTCCTACTGGCCTACGGCGTGACGCTGTTCGCCTACTGGGAGCTGTCCGGGTCATCAACTGAGTTGGGCCCGGCAGACGAGGGCGACGGATCCGAGACGGTTGTCCTGGTGACGGTGAAGGCACTGCGCACAGTCGACTACCAAGCCGACGTCAAGGTGCTCGTCATCCCGCAGGACGACCTCACCGACGAACGTCTCGATGTCCTCAACACCGACATCTCGGTCCGGCTGTTCCCGTGGAACACCCTCGGCGACTTGAACTTTCCCGCCGGGGAGTCTCCCGCCGAGAAGGCCACCACCCTCGACCTCGACGGTGATGTGAACAATTGGCCGTTCGACAAATACACGAGCGCTCCGATCAGTGCGACGCTGCTCGTCGGATCTGGTGAAGACCGGCAGTATGTGCCCGCCCGCGTGGAAGTCGAAGGTGCGCTTCAGGGCTGGGACCTCTACGCCGACGAGGTACCGCCGGGCCCCAACGACACCGGCAGCGAGACCGCGACCAAGCTGACGTTGAAGCGCTCACTGGGTCCGCTCGCATTCGATCTCGGCATCTGCATCGTATTGATCACCCTGCCGACGTTGGCGATCGTCACGGCCCTGCAGGTGATCACGAGACGTAAGGCATTCCAGATGCCGTTCCTGACGTGGTATGCCGCAATGCTCTTCGCGGTTGTCCCGCTGCGAAACATCCTGCCGGGGGCTCCACCGCCAGGCGCATGGATCGACGTCGCCCTCGTGTTGTGGGTCCTCGTCGCCTTGGTGACCGCGATGGTGATGGCAGTCGTCTCCTGGTGGAAGCAAGTCGAGTAG